A stretch of Marinobacter sp. F4206 DNA encodes these proteins:
- a CDS encoding FGGY-family carbohydrate kinase: MSGEPLILAIDNGTQSVRALLFDKRGNLVGKGKQELDPYFSEQPGWAEQHPDYFWENLGKACKTLWEGTEANPAQVAGVTVTTQRGTVINLDENGKPLRPAIIWLDQRHAQVDGPVKGPWGWLFKLARLEETIHRFREKTQANWIAQNQPDIWRQTRHFLLLSGYLNYRLTGQFRDSTGSQVGYLPFDYRKQKWAAPRDFKWQAMPVTPEMLPELVEPGGALGALTSEAAVHLGLPEGLPVIAAASDKACEILGSGGLSPDIGCMSYGTTATINTTSERYVEPIKLMPPYPSALPGHYSTEVMIYRGFWMVSWFKREFGLRERKLAEQRGVEPEALFDELVRAVPAGSMGLMLQPYWSPGVRQPGPEAKGSIIGFGDVHTRSHIYRAILEGLAYALREGKEKIEKRTGIPIRILRVAGGGSQSDAAMQLTADVFGLPAERPHTYETSGLGAAIDAAVGLRLHPDFQTAVAAMTRVGDVFLPQPQTQALYERLYSEVYLKMYPQLQPLYRKIRSITGYPE; encoded by the coding sequence ATGTCCGGTGAGCCGCTGATCCTTGCCATCGACAATGGCACCCAGAGCGTTCGTGCCCTGCTGTTCGACAAACGCGGCAACCTTGTCGGCAAGGGCAAGCAGGAGCTCGACCCCTATTTCTCCGAGCAACCGGGATGGGCCGAACAGCACCCCGACTATTTCTGGGAGAACCTGGGCAAGGCCTGCAAAACGCTCTGGGAGGGTACCGAGGCGAACCCTGCTCAGGTTGCCGGCGTCACGGTGACCACTCAACGCGGAACGGTCATTAATCTCGATGAGAATGGCAAACCACTGCGGCCTGCCATCATCTGGCTCGACCAGCGCCACGCCCAGGTGGATGGCCCCGTGAAGGGCCCCTGGGGCTGGCTGTTCAAGCTGGCCCGACTCGAAGAGACCATCCATCGGTTCCGGGAAAAAACCCAGGCCAACTGGATCGCCCAGAACCAACCGGACATCTGGCGGCAGACCCGCCATTTTCTGCTGCTATCCGGTTACCTGAACTATCGCTTGACCGGCCAGTTCCGGGACTCTACCGGTAGCCAGGTCGGTTACCTGCCGTTCGATTACCGAAAACAAAAATGGGCCGCCCCCCGGGATTTCAAATGGCAAGCCATGCCGGTTACACCGGAGATGCTGCCGGAACTGGTTGAACCCGGCGGCGCCCTCGGCGCCCTTACCTCCGAGGCAGCCGTACATCTGGGCCTGCCGGAGGGCCTTCCCGTTATTGCGGCAGCCTCCGACAAGGCCTGCGAAATTCTGGGGTCCGGCGGCCTCTCTCCGGATATTGGCTGCATGAGTTATGGCACCACGGCAACGATCAACACCACGAGTGAACGCTATGTCGAGCCGATCAAACTGATGCCGCCCTACCCATCCGCCCTGCCCGGTCACTACTCGACGGAGGTGATGATCTATCGGGGCTTCTGGATGGTGAGCTGGTTCAAGCGGGAATTTGGCCTACGGGAGCGCAAACTCGCCGAACAGCGAGGTGTTGAACCGGAGGCCCTCTTTGATGAGCTCGTTCGGGCCGTACCTGCCGGATCCATGGGCCTGATGCTCCAGCCATACTGGTCGCCCGGAGTTCGGCAACCGGGGCCTGAGGCCAAGGGCTCAATCATCGGCTTCGGTGACGTTCATACCCGCTCGCATATCTATCGCGCTATTCTGGAAGGGCTTGCCTATGCGCTGCGAGAAGGCAAGGAAAAGATCGAAAAACGGACGGGGATTCCAATCAGGATCCTTCGTGTAGCCGGTGGTGGTTCCCAGAGTGATGCCGCCATGCAACTTACGGCCGACGTCTTCGGTTTGCCGGCTGAACGCCCACACACCTATGAGACGTCCGGACTGGGCGCCGCCATTGATGCTGCCGTTGGCCTGCGTCTGCACCCGGATTTCCAGACCGCGGTTGCCGCCATGACCCGGGTTGGGGATGTGTTCTTGCCACAACCCCAGACCCAGGCCCTGTATGAACGACTCTATTCCGAGGTCTACCTGAAAATGTACCCCCAACTCCAACCCCTTTACCGTAAGATCCGGTCGATCACAGGTTATCCAGAGTGA
- a CDS encoding glycerol-3-phosphate dehydrogenase/oxidase has protein sequence MTIPRDQLLESLKAGKYSFDVVVLGGGITGAGVAREAAASGLRTLLVEQMDFAWGTSSRSSKMVHGGLRYLGSGQYRLARDAVRERQRLMAEAPGLIQPLRFVMPHFRRQFPGPRVFQLLLAVYDRIAKFRSRRLLTPAETMHWVPGLTAEHLIGASVFSDAVTDDARLVQRIIAEARRDGALCLNYTKALEVLRTEGKAAGVRLHPEEFDAPFDLPCPLVINATGAWADRLQTPSTDRAALNIRPLRGSHLVLPWSRLPVSCSVSLLHPDDKRPVFAFPWEGTTVLGTTDLDHSEDLDVEPRISGDEVNYLLKISNRLFPSSNISKEDILSTWAGVRPIVTDGTSKDPSSENREHEFREDRGLISIAGGKLTTFRLIAREALVRGLGENANRLRDTNLPVFTPEPDIARPAALTHLTWNRLKGYYGPDLASMLASSPLEEVFVDGKSSGLLWAELHWACKEEDVQHLDDLLLRRTRLGLITPDAARSLLPEIRRQCQSVLGWDDKRWEREESRYLGIRNRAYTLPGEEPGHVR, from the coding sequence ATGACCATCCCTAGAGACCAGCTTCTGGAATCCCTGAAAGCCGGAAAATACAGCTTTGACGTGGTTGTCCTGGGGGGCGGAATTACCGGCGCCGGCGTTGCCCGGGAGGCGGCCGCCAGCGGGTTACGGACCTTGCTGGTGGAGCAGATGGACTTTGCCTGGGGCACGTCCAGCCGATCTTCCAAGATGGTACACGGCGGGCTGCGATATCTCGGCAGCGGACAATACCGGCTGGCCCGCGATGCCGTTCGTGAGCGCCAGCGCCTGATGGCAGAGGCTCCGGGACTCATACAACCACTTCGCTTTGTGATGCCGCATTTCCGTCGACAGTTCCCCGGTCCTCGAGTGTTCCAGCTGCTTCTTGCGGTTTACGATCGCATCGCAAAGTTCCGGTCGCGTCGGCTGCTCACCCCCGCTGAGACAATGCATTGGGTCCCGGGACTCACAGCCGAACACCTCATCGGAGCCAGCGTGTTTTCCGACGCGGTTACCGACGATGCCCGCCTGGTCCAGCGCATCATCGCAGAGGCTCGGCGAGACGGCGCTCTATGCCTGAATTACACCAAAGCCCTTGAGGTGCTAAGAACCGAAGGCAAGGCAGCGGGTGTCAGGCTTCACCCGGAAGAGTTCGATGCCCCCTTTGACCTGCCTTGTCCGCTGGTCATCAATGCCACTGGAGCCTGGGCGGACCGGCTACAGACACCCTCCACTGACCGGGCCGCATTGAACATACGCCCTCTTCGGGGCAGCCACCTGGTTCTGCCCTGGTCCCGACTTCCGGTTTCCTGCTCTGTATCCCTGCTGCATCCGGATGACAAGCGTCCGGTCTTCGCCTTTCCCTGGGAGGGCACCACGGTTCTCGGAACCACGGACCTGGACCACTCAGAAGATCTGGACGTTGAACCCCGCATCTCCGGGGATGAAGTGAACTATTTGCTGAAGATCTCCAACCGCCTGTTTCCGTCCAGCAACATTTCGAAAGAGGATATTCTTTCAACCTGGGCCGGTGTCCGACCGATCGTCACCGACGGCACCAGCAAAGATCCGTCCAGTGAGAATCGCGAACACGAGTTCCGCGAAGACCGGGGGCTGATCAGCATCGCCGGAGGAAAACTCACAACGTTCCGCCTGATCGCACGCGAAGCCCTGGTCCGGGGACTTGGGGAAAACGCCAACCGCCTTAGGGATACTAACCTCCCAGTATTTACCCCCGAGCCCGATATCGCGCGCCCGGCCGCCCTGACCCATCTGACCTGGAACCGGCTGAAAGGGTATTACGGCCCCGACCTCGCATCCATGCTGGCCAGCAGTCCGCTGGAAGAGGTGTTCGTAGACGGGAAGTCCTCTGGGCTGCTCTGGGCGGAACTGCATTGGGCCTGTAAAGAGGAGGATGTACAGCATCTGGACGACCTGCTGCTGCGCCGTACCCGGCTCGGCCTGATTACTCCAGACGCAGCACGTAGTCTGCTTCCTGAGATAAGAAGGCAATGTCAGTCGGTTCTGGGCTGGGACGATAAAAGGTGGGAGCGTGAGGAATCCCGCTACCTGGGTATCCGAAACCGTGCTTACACCTTACCGGGTGAGGAGCCAGGCCATGTCCGGTGA
- a CDS encoding FAD-binding oxidoreductase: MRRWNGWGDETFNLALPPEGKGFLAGLIGRGQPLPDASLPEVCARVPETRLPTPTEPGLAELLDTSPEARVRHARGQSLADWLAMRSGEFGVFPDGVARPRSAREVQGLLRYASEHDAHLIPYGGGTSVAGHINPPLSDKPLVTVDMGEMNQLTDLDRESQIATFGAGTPGPLVESQLRAHGYTLGHFPQSFELSTIGGWVASRSSGQQSLRYGRIEQLFAGGRVETLQGTLELPTIPASSAGPDIREMVLGSEGRFGVITEVKVRISRLPEKETFHVVFFPDWEQARGACRELVQNRVQLSMLRLSNALETETQLALAGHPRLISLLERYLSIRGAGDGKCMMTFGLTGSRRQVSSALGETRRTCSDYDGVYTGTHLGDKWAEKRFTMPYLREALWQLGYAVDTLETATDWDNVDNLLALMEDNLRHGLEGDNESVHVFTHLSHFYGQGCSIYTTYVFRVADSYEATLARWKSLKHSTSEMIVRNGGTISHQHGVGKDHARYLPVEKGELGMLAIRSLCQTFDPDALLNPGTLVE; encoded by the coding sequence ATGCGACGCTGGAACGGCTGGGGTGATGAGACTTTTAATCTGGCGCTACCGCCGGAAGGCAAGGGCTTTCTGGCGGGGCTTATAGGGCGTGGCCAACCTCTTCCGGACGCCTCTCTTCCAGAGGTTTGTGCCCGGGTCCCCGAAACCCGGCTTCCCACACCAACAGAACCCGGACTTGCCGAACTCCTTGATACCAGCCCCGAAGCCCGAGTGCGTCACGCTCGCGGACAGAGCCTTGCGGACTGGCTGGCCATGCGCAGTGGTGAGTTCGGCGTATTCCCCGACGGAGTCGCACGCCCACGCTCTGCCCGGGAGGTCCAGGGCCTCCTTCGTTACGCAAGCGAACACGACGCACATCTCATCCCTTACGGCGGCGGCACCAGCGTGGCCGGCCACATTAACCCGCCCCTTTCGGACAAGCCCCTGGTGACTGTCGATATGGGCGAAATGAACCAGCTCACAGACCTGGACCGGGAAAGTCAGATCGCGACATTTGGTGCAGGCACACCCGGACCGCTGGTCGAATCACAGCTCCGCGCCCACGGCTATACGCTCGGGCACTTTCCCCAATCGTTCGAGCTGTCCACCATCGGAGGCTGGGTGGCGTCACGATCCAGTGGCCAGCAATCTCTGCGGTATGGACGTATAGAACAGTTATTTGCCGGCGGGCGGGTCGAAACCCTCCAGGGCACACTGGAGTTGCCAACCATTCCGGCCTCCAGTGCGGGTCCGGACATCCGGGAGATGGTACTGGGTTCGGAAGGCCGATTCGGTGTCATTACCGAGGTGAAGGTGCGAATCAGTCGCCTGCCAGAAAAAGAAACTTTCCACGTGGTGTTTTTCCCGGATTGGGAGCAAGCAAGGGGCGCCTGCCGGGAACTGGTCCAGAACCGCGTCCAGCTTTCCATGCTCAGGCTCAGCAACGCTCTGGAAACCGAAACCCAGTTGGCGCTTGCGGGCCACCCAAGGCTCATCAGCCTGCTGGAACGTTATCTCTCCATCCGCGGTGCCGGCGACGGCAAATGCATGATGACCTTCGGCCTGACCGGAAGCCGCCGGCAAGTCAGCAGTGCGCTGGGGGAGACCCGCCGAACCTGCTCCGACTACGACGGTGTCTACACGGGCACTCACCTCGGAGACAAATGGGCGGAAAAACGGTTTACCATGCCGTACTTGCGGGAGGCGCTCTGGCAGTTGGGTTATGCCGTGGACACGCTGGAAACCGCAACCGACTGGGACAATGTCGATAATCTGCTGGCGCTAATGGAGGACAACCTTCGGCACGGGCTGGAGGGCGACAACGAATCCGTCCATGTTTTCACCCACCTTTCCCATTTTTACGGCCAGGGCTGCAGTATCTACACCACCTATGTGTTCCGGGTGGCCGACTCCTACGAGGCCACACTGGCCCGCTGGAAATCGCTGAAGCACAGTACCTCGGAAATGATTGTTCGCAATGGCGGCACCATCAGTCACCAGCATGGCGTGGGCAAAGATCACGCTCGCTATCTGCCGGTTGAAAAAGGGGAACTGGGCATGCTGGCCATCCGGTCACTGTGCCAGACCTTCGACCCGGATGCCCTGCTGAACCCCGGAACGCTGGTGGAGTGA
- a CDS encoding transglutaminase-like cysteine peptidase produces the protein MVTAASACRRQTPLLPALLLVTALCGALELSSQLMNYVQEEFGSEAYERLENWQRLHTLAANAPVERQLRLVNRFFNRVNFVSDIQHWGEEDYWATPVEFLTTNAGDCEDFSIAKYLTLKSMGVPDDQLRVVYVKALDLNQAHMVLAWYSEPDADPLILDNLINEIKPASQRTDLEPVYSFNGEGLWANNAGGERKRIGEAQKLSRWQELNNRLIDSLRP, from the coding sequence ATGGTTACGGCCGCTTCAGCCTGTCGGCGCCAGACCCCCTTACTCCCAGCACTACTGCTGGTCACTGCGCTTTGTGGCGCCCTGGAACTCAGCAGCCAGCTGATGAATTACGTGCAGGAGGAGTTTGGTTCGGAAGCCTACGAACGCCTTGAGAACTGGCAAAGGCTTCATACGCTGGCCGCCAATGCGCCGGTTGAGCGTCAGCTCCGGCTCGTTAACCGCTTTTTCAATCGGGTAAATTTTGTCAGCGATATCCAGCACTGGGGCGAAGAGGACTACTGGGCGACGCCCGTGGAATTTCTGACCACAAACGCCGGCGATTGTGAAGATTTCTCCATCGCCAAGTACCTGACCCTGAAATCGATGGGCGTCCCGGACGATCAGCTTCGGGTCGTCTACGTCAAGGCACTGGATCTTAACCAGGCCCACATGGTGCTTGCATGGTACTCCGAACCGGATGCCGACCCGTTGATACTGGACAACCTTATAAACGAAATTAAGCCTGCCTCACAACGCACTGATCTTGAACCGGTTTATAGCTTTAATGGCGAAGGCCTCTGGGCGAACAATGCCGGCGGGGAACGAAAGCGCATCGGGGAAGCCCAGAAGCTTTCACGGTGGCAGGAACTCAACAACCGACTGATCGATTCCCTTCGCCCCTGA
- a CDS encoding type II secretion system protein N: MPLDNERLPLLLTIVAAAAMVGVTAWQIYSFVLSKNQQMAATGTQQMSRDASALGEPPAVDLASLTLFGIAGQEGSAQPSETENLPETNLRLFLRGVLAADGDFPGSALIEDQKGNTEAYPVGDELPGNATLRSVHPNRVVIERSGKLENLFFPENEDRSGMSFATSEQEEEQQATPVSRSSSPAPSPSANDEQRREEIRRRLEQLRERLRNNSN; the protein is encoded by the coding sequence ATGCCCCTAGACAACGAACGGCTACCCCTTCTGCTTACCATCGTCGCGGCCGCCGCCATGGTGGGTGTGACAGCCTGGCAGATCTATAGTTTCGTGCTGAGCAAAAACCAGCAAATGGCAGCAACCGGCACACAGCAGATGTCCCGGGACGCTTCCGCATTGGGAGAGCCCCCGGCAGTCGATCTGGCCTCTTTAACCCTGTTCGGAATCGCCGGCCAGGAGGGCAGCGCCCAACCTTCGGAGACGGAAAATTTACCAGAAACCAACCTGCGCCTGTTCCTGCGTGGGGTTCTTGCTGCTGACGGCGACTTCCCCGGTAGCGCGCTGATAGAGGATCAGAAAGGCAACACCGAAGCCTATCCGGTCGGGGATGAGTTGCCCGGAAATGCCACCCTTCGTTCGGTACACCCGAACCGGGTCGTCATTGAAAGGAGCGGTAAACTCGAAAACCTATTCTTCCCCGAAAATGAAGATCGGTCGGGGATGTCGTTTGCGACCAGCGAGCAGGAGGAAGAGCAGCAGGCCACCCCGGTTTCCCGGTCGTCCTCCCCTGCACCCTCGCCCAGCGCAAACGATGAGCAACGCAGAGAGGAAATTCGTCGGCGCCTTGAACAGCTCAGGGAACGCCTCCGGAACAACAGTAACTGA